A genomic segment from Vicugna pacos chromosome 17, VicPac4, whole genome shotgun sequence encodes:
- the CCDC174 gene encoding coiled-coil domain-containing protein 174, whose protein sequence is MDRRKKPLDVTASSLVDLKAELFRKQEEFKQEKLLKDSGVLGKPKTTNKKPSIWSKQNAGVSNRAEKDAEQKIEEQKTLDRAREKLEEKAKLYEKMTEGDFIDEEVEDMYLVDFTQKIIDKHKEMEAIGASRDSRKTGERDDDEEILSEKDIPPPQDPSEEWVDYVDSLGRSRRCMRKDLPDLLEMDKNLQGRLFVSPANEKTLLSEDMRKELQRQQWEEEEREALRRPVGPVHYEDVRENEARQLGVGYFAFAQDKELRNKQMKTLEMLREQTTDQRTKRENIKEKRKAMLEARLAKLRQKKMKKSKEDGAEEENRDGDVIGPLPPVPEVLPAPRPAASSSKVEVIVQERRDTRPGVPHVREWDRGKEFSFGYWSKRQSDLRAERDPEFAPPSDYFVGQKRTGSSSSQTWSRPAPAQSGPGQPSSQSHDPGSSHLPSAPAPGSPPAAPTVTFETLDDMISYYKQVT, encoded by the exons ATGGACCGGAGGAAAAAGCCTTTGGACGTCACGGCCTCCTCG TTGGTAGACCTTAAGGCTGAACTCTTCCGAAAACAAGAAGAATTCAAACAAGAAAAACTTCTAAAAGATTCTGGAGTTTTGGGGAAACCAAAAACAACTAATAAG AAACCAAGTATCTGGAGCAAACAGAATGCAGGAGTTTCTAACCGAGCTGAGAAGGATGCTGAACAGAAGATTGAGGAACAGAAGACGTTAGACAGAGCAAG GGAGAAATTGGAAGAAAAAGCCAAATTATACGAAAAAATGACTGAAGGAGACTTTATCG ATGAAGAAGTGGAGGATATGTACCTTGTGGATTTCACACAGAAGATCATAGacaaacacaaagaaatggaagcgATTGGTGCCAGTAGAGATTCTAGAAAGACAGGAGAAAGAGACGATGATGAAGAAATCCTTTCTGAAAAGGATATCCCTCCTCCCCAGGACCCCAGTGAGGAATG GGTGGATTATGTGGATTCTTTAGGGCGATCCCGGCGCTGTATGAGAAAGGATTTGCCAGACCTGCTGGAGATGGATAAAAATCTTCAGGGGAGGCT TTTTGTTAGCCCTGCCAATGAAAAAACCTTACTGTCTGAAGATATGAGAAAAGAACTGCAGCGCCAGCaatgggaggaagaagagagggaggccCTGAGGAGGCCTGTGGGGCCCGTACACTACGAAGACGTTCGCGAAAATG AGGCCCGGCAACTCGGTGTTGGATATTTTGCCTTCGCCCAAGATAAAGAGTTGAGaaacaagcaaatgaaaactTTAGAAATGCTGCGTGAACAG acAACAGATCAGAGAACAAAACgagaaaacataaaggaaaagagaaaggccATGTTAGAAGCAAGACTTGCCAAACTCcgacaaaaaaagatgaaaaaatcaaaagaagacggagcagaggaagaaaacagag ATGGAGATGTTATTGGACCTTTGCCACCAGTACCAGAGGTCCTGCCAGCTCCTCGTCCAGCTGCCTCGAGTAGCAAAGTGGAAGTCATCGTTCAGGAGAGGAGGGACACCAGGCCTGGGGTGCCGCACGTCCGGGAGTGGGACAGAGGGAAAG AATTTTCCTTTGGGTACTGGTCGAAGAGACAGTCAGATCTCCGGGCTGAGAGAGACCCTGAGTTTGCCCCGCCATCGGATTACTTTGTGGGTCAAAAGAGAACTGGTTCTTCGAGTAGCCAGACGTGGAGCAGACCCGCACCTGCACAGAGTGGCCCCGGGCAGCCCTCCAGCCAGAGCCATGACCCTGGCTCTTCCCATCTACCGTCGGCTCCTGCCCCCGGCAGCCCACCAGCAGCCCCGACCGTCACTTTTGAAACTCTGGATGATATGATATCATATTATAAACAAGTGACATGA